In Scleropages formosus chromosome 10, fSclFor1.1, whole genome shotgun sequence, a single genomic region encodes these proteins:
- the LOC108922438 gene encoding uncharacterized protein C11orf87 homolog, translating into MNGLPIPPCTSNGTTPSNGTCVDRMDHLFQAFSSTAVLFVLVAVITGIVFVSLATFHVHKSKMKKRKIQKAQEEYERDNCSPRTAKGRAPLRQCVVVRAGRGGAGVRDPAAVPNPDQDSSAIPIPGNCSKADSRHSRDHEANASS; encoded by the coding sequence ATGAATGGGCTTCCCATACCACCGTGCACCTCCAACGGGACTACCCCGAGCAACGGGACCTGCGTGGACCGCATGGATCACTTGTTCCAGGCTTTCTCCTCCACTGCGGTGCTCTTCGTGCTGGTCGCCGTGATAACGGGCATCGTCTTTGTGTCCCTCGCCACCTTCCACGTCCACAAGAGCAAGATGAAGAAGCGCAAGATCCAGAAAGCGCAGGAGGAGTACGAGCGCGACAACTGCAGTCCGAGGACGGCGAAGGGGAGGGCGCCGCTCCGACAGTGCGTCGTGGTCCGAGCGGGACGTGGAGGAGCCGGGGTTCGAGACCCAGCCGCCGTCCCGAACCCCGATCAAGACTCCAGTGCCATACCTATCCCGGGGAACTGTTCCAAGGCTGACAGCAGACACAGCAGGGACCACGAAGCAAATGCGTCGTCTTGA